The window TCCAAGGTACGCCTTACACGGGCGAAGATTGACGTAAAGATCGAAGAGTTGGCGCATACCCACGATCGGGCTCTTGTAGGCGTAACCCTTCCCCTGCAGTTCAGGATTGAGCTCCTTGCGAGCCTCATCGTTCGGCTTGGAGGTAACGGCACCGAAAAGAGCGCATGTGCATCGATTTAGGGTATCGATGGTACGTTGGGGCATGGGATTGCCTTCGCTGCACCAGAAGGTCCATCCTATGTCAGCGTGTACGTATTCGGCGTCAAGCATCAGTGCATCCAGAATTATCCGACTGGCCTCCATCACGTCCCTTCCGACGCCATCCCCGGGCATCAAAGCAATCCGATATTTGCTCACTTTTTTACTCCTTTCCAGTGATTAAGGCTTACCCATGTTTATTTGTATCTCTTACACCGCTGTTACTTTGAATCATCGAGAGTTTGTTCTTGGTGTAAGGAATAAGGCCTCCTGCATCAAGAATTGTGATTACCTGCTCCGGAAGACTAGGGAAGCGGAAAACACCCGCCTGGCAACGAATCTCTCCCGCAGCCAAGTCCACTTCGATGACTTCTCCATCCTTGATGGCGTCTACCGCCTCTGCGCACGTAAGAGCGGGCAGAGCGGAGTTGACGCAATTCCGGTAATGGATGCGCCCAAATGACTTGGCAATTATTGCGCCCACACCACTTTCCTTAAGGCACGTTACCGCCTGTTCCCTGGATGAGCCGCATCCCCAGTTCTTGCCTGCCACGATGATGTCGTTGGCCTTGACCGCATGGACAAATCCCGGATCAAGGTCTTCGAGAGCATGTGTCGCCATTTCTTTAGGTTCGGTAATCGTGTAGGTATACTTTCCTGGAAAGATAACATCAGTACTCACATCATCGCCGTATTTCCATGCTCTTCCCCGGATTGCGCTCATAAGTATCTCCTTAAAGGTCTTTTGGATGGGTAATAGCGCCGGCCACCGCTGAAGCCGCAACCACTTGCGGGCTAGCAAGGTATACCTCACTGTCTCTAGTCCCCATGCGACCCTTGAAATTCCTGTTGGCGGTGCTCACCACGACTTCACCTATCGCAGGAACACCCATATGATTCCCAAGGCAAGGTCCGCACCCCGGGCTTTCGACCATGGCGCCAGCCGCAACAAAAGTCTCTAAATATCCGGCTTTCAGCGCTTCGAGGTAAATCCTGGATGACGCGGGAATCACGACCATGCGGGTCCCGGGAGCGAGTTTTCGTCCCTTAAGTACCGTTGCGGCTGATGCAAGATCGTCGAGACGTGCATTTGTGCACGTGCCGAGGAACGCCTGATCCACATGGGTTCCAGCTACGGCTGACAGAGGTTTCACATTATCTACCGCGTGGGGACAGGAGACAAGAGGCTCCATTTGGGAGGCATCGTACTCGATAGTCCGTGCATACGCAGCGTCCGGATCGGAAAAAACGGCCTCAAAGGGACGTTTAGCCCTCTTCTTAAGATAGGCAATGGTTTTTGCATCGACTGGGATATGGCTGCTTTTTGCACCCATCTCGGCGCTCATGTTGGTGAGAACGGCGCGTTGGTCCACTTCGAGCGCCTCGATGGCCTCACCCTGCCACTCCATGCACATGTACAGGGCTCCGTCGGAGCCTATATCCCCCATCACTCTAAGAGCGAGATCCTTCGAAGTCACGCCTTCGGGTAAACGTCCTTGCACCAGGATCTTCATGCTCTCCGGGACTCGAAGCCAGAGGCTCCCCAGAGCCCATACGGACGCCATTTCTCCCCTGCCGATCCCAGTACCAAAAGCGCCAGTCACGCCGGCGTGTGGGGTGTGAGAGTCAGCTCCGAGGACGACCTCGCCTGGCAAAGCCAAGCCTTCTTCCACGAGTACGTGGTGGCAAACTCCGTAACCTACGTCGTAGAATTGCTCTATGCCCTGCTCCTTCACAAACTTCCTTGTCAGTCGATGGTTCTCAGCGTGTTCAGTGTTCGCCGCCGGGGTAGCATGGTCAAGGACTATAACGTGCATCTTTGGGTCGAAGACGCGGATCCCTCCCATCTTTTGAAAGGTGGACCAGATGGGGGCGGTATTGTCATGCGATAGCGCCACATCAGGTGTAACCTCAACAATCTGGCCCGGGACCGTCGCTTTGGCTCCAATTTTCCTCGCCAGTGTTTTTTCTGCAAACGTTAGTCCCATACGCCCTCCTTATAAGGTCCATTTCTTCCCAAGCACCTTTGCCGCCCGAAACTTCATACGCCTTTTCATGGCTTCAACGGGGCTTCTCCAGGCTCGCGTTTTCCCCGGCTATCCGGCCGAAGGCTACGCATTCTGCCAGGTTGCCGCCGCTCGAAGGGTAGAGCATGCCATAGATCGACCCCAGTTCTCCCGCACCGTACAGCCTGGGAACCGGTGAACCGTCAGACCTCAGGATCTGCGCCCTCCTGTTGCGGCGGGGACCCCCTTGAGTGTTCGGTCCTCCCGGCCACAGCGCCACGGCGTAAAAAGGGGGCGAATCGAGAGGAGCCATCGTGTGGGGTTGGCGGCTAAATTTGGTGTCCGTGCCGTTGGTGCAGGCTACGTTATACTCTGCCACCGTACCGGCCAGAGTCCCCTGTTTCATGCCAAGCTCGCGTGCCAATTCTTCTATGTTTTTCCCCTGTTTGATCCATCCTCGCCCGACTTCCTCGTCGTTGTCTGCGCTCCACCTGTAGAACTGAGCAGGACCCGCAGGACCACTCCTCCTGAGCGCGATAGGTCCGGCACCCATCCTCTTGCTGTCGAAAACCCAATAACTTGGAACCCTTGGGAAAAGGAGCTGTTGGCTGTCAAATCCCGCAAGGTCATAGTATATCGAATGACCCTTGAAGTTTTCGTTCATATATCGCCTTCCGAATCGGTCCACTACCACGTATCCTATAACACTCTTAGGACCGCTTGCGAGTTCTGCCTCCAGGACCGTCCCTCCCGGAGATCTCCAATCAACCCCGCCGAATGTGGGAGTAAATGCAGACTCAACTTGGGCAAACTTCATAACGAGGCGCGCGGAGCAGCAGTTCATGTGCCACAACTGAGCCCCGGCATCGGCCGCTATTTTCACGCCATCCCCCGTGTTCGCAGGGCTCCCGGTAAAATAACTGGGGTATACCCTAAGGTATTGGAGTTTCATTTGTTCATTGAACTCGAACCCTCCCGTGGTAAGGACCACGGCACGCCTTGCCTCCACGTTTACTGGCTTACCATCAGCCGCCCGCCGCTGCGCCCGAACCCCCATGACACCGCCCCTACCATCTAAAAGAAGGCCATGAGCGGCCAGGCCGTGTTCTACCGGAACACCTCGTAGGTCCACCTGTCGGTAAAGTTCCCGCATTAGACCTGGCCCCATACCTGGGATCTGGTACGTGTCTATTGATTCGAACCCTGGCAGGCGGTGTTCCCCGCCATGTCGAGAAAGTCTGATATCCCCTATACCCATTTTCTCGAGCCACCTTCTGTTCTCAATCGAGTAACTAGCCCATACGCTGATCACTTCGGGATCCGTCCAATAGACCTCATCGGTCACTCTGGCGAGGGCCTTCATATAGCGCTCGGACTCTTCCCTGTCACTTGGACAAATAATCTGTCCACCGGACATATAGCTTGTGGTCACCAGTTTTTCATTCTCCTGTTTTTCCAGGATAACGACTTGGGCTCCCCCGTCCCGCGCTGTGATCGCGGCAACGGCACCCGCCGCCCCATAGCCAACGACGATCACATCAGCGCTAAAATCCCAGCGGACCTTCCGCGTGAGCATTAAAACCCCTCCTGCTTGTAGTCGACTCGACCGAGAACAGGTGCTCCATCTTGTCTTATTGGCTTACCCGACGTCCCGGTTTGCATGGCCCCCTCGTAAAGGTGGCAGGCAACCACATGCGCTTGCCCGATTTCTTTCAGTGCAGGCTCGATCTCCTTACAAATAGCCATGGCCTTGGGACAGCGCGGATGGAAACGACACCCCGGCGGAGGATGGAGAGGGCTCGCAACTTCACCGGGGAGAGTCAATACCTCTGAATTTTCACTGTAATTTGGGAACGCGGCA of the Syntrophorhabdaceae bacterium genome contains:
- a CDS encoding isocitrate/isopropylmalate family dehydrogenase → MSKYRIALMPGDGVGRDVMEASRIILDALMLDAEYVHADIGWTFWCSEGNPMPQRTIDTLNRCTCALFGAVTSKPNDEARKELNPELQGKGYAYKSPIVGMRQLFDLYVNLRPCKAYLG
- a CDS encoding FAD-binding protein; translated protein: MLTRKVRWDFSADVIVVGYGAAGAVAAITARDGGAQVVILEKQENEKLVTTSYMSGGQIICPSDREESERYMKALARVTDEVYWTDPEVISVWASYSIENRRWLEKMGIGDIRLSRHGGEHRLPGFESIDTYQIPGMGPGLMRELYRQVDLRGVPVEHGLAAHGLLLDGRGGVMGVRAQRRAADGKPVNVEARRAVVLTTGGFEFNEQMKLQYLRVYPSYFTGSPANTGDGVKIAADAGAQLWHMNCCSARLVMKFAQVESAFTPTFGGVDWRSPGGTVLEAELASGPKSVIGYVVVDRFGRRYMNENFKGHSIYYDLAGFDSQQLLFPRVPSYWVFDSKRMGAGPIALRRSGPAGPAQFYRWSADNDEEVGRGWIKQGKNIEELARELGMKQGTLAGTVAEYNVACTNGTDTKFSRQPHTMAPLDSPPFYAVALWPGGPNTQGGPRRNRRAQILRSDGSPVPRLYGAGELGSIYGMLYPSSGGNLAECVAFGRIAGENASLEKPR
- a CDS encoding 3-isopropylmalate dehydratase small subunit, coding for MSAIRGRAWKYGDDVSTDVIFPGKYTYTITEPKEMATHALEDLDPGFVHAVKANDIIVAGKNWGCGSSREQAVTCLKESGVGAIIAKSFGRIHYRNCVNSALPALTCAEAVDAIKDGEVIEVDLAAGEIRCQAGVFRFPSLPEQVITILDAGGLIPYTKNKLSMIQSNSGVRDTNKHG
- a CDS encoding 3-isopropylmalate dehydratase large subunit, encoding MGLTFAEKTLARKIGAKATVPGQIVEVTPDVALSHDNTAPIWSTFQKMGGIRVFDPKMHVIVLDHATPAANTEHAENHRLTRKFVKEQGIEQFYDVGYGVCHHVLVEEGLALPGEVVLGADSHTPHAGVTGAFGTGIGRGEMASVWALGSLWLRVPESMKILVQGRLPEGVTSKDLALRVMGDIGSDGALYMCMEWQGEAIEALEVDQRAVLTNMSAEMGAKSSHIPVDAKTIAYLKKRAKRPFEAVFSDPDAAYARTIEYDASQMEPLVSCPHAVDNVKPLSAVAGTHVDQAFLGTCTNARLDDLASAATVLKGRKLAPGTRMVVIPASSRIYLEALKAGYLETFVAAGAMVESPGCGPCLGNHMGVPAIGEVVVSTANRNFKGRMGTRDSEVYLASPQVVAASAVAGAITHPKDL